One window of Mesorhizobium sp. WSM4904 genomic DNA carries:
- the dnaE gene encoding DNA polymerase III subunit alpha: MADERLPRDPLQREAAVKAAQPEAQARTFIHLRVHSAYSLLEGALQLGAIVGHAVKDEAPAIAVTDTNNLFGALEFAQKAVKDGIQPIIGCQIDLAFAGEATDAQRDRRRHGPEMSPIVLIAASEAGYANLVRLISKVYLETPPGEPVHLTSAMLEGHCDGLICLTGGPRGPIGSALKADRRDLAEQRLLFLKGLFGDRLYVELERVAGYDRMVEKSTVDLAYTHALPLVATNEAFFSKREDYEAHDALIAIAEGSVVAADNRRRLSPDNFLRSQAEMARLFSDLPEAIDNTVEIAMRCAYYPKNRSPILPRFTGADAADKDAAEKAEAAELARQAREGLEARLAKHGPTPGYTEEQYRERLEFELGIIEKMKFPGYFLIVADFIKWAKAQGIPVGPGRGSGAGSLVAYSTTITDIDPLRFSLLFERFLNPDRVSMPDFDIDFCQDRREEVIRYVQQKYGRDQVGQIITFGTLQARAVLRDVGRVLQMPYGQVDKLSKMVPQNPANPVKLADAIANEPRFAEEAEKEPIVQTLLDTAQKLEGLYRHASTHAAGIVIGDRPLSELVPMYRDPRSDMPVTQFNMKYVEQAGLVKFDFLGLKTLTVLETAVKLIRRRGVDIDLARIPLDDKDTYAMLSRGEVVGVFQVESAGMRKALIGMRPDCIEDIIALVALYRPGPMENIPTYNARKHGEEEMASIHPKIDHLVKETQGVIVYQEQVMQIAQELSGYSLGEADLLRRAMGKKIRAEMDKQRERFVSGAVERGVAKPQADFIFDLLAKFADYGFNKSHAAAYAVVSYQTAYLKAHYPVEFLAASMTLDMSNTDKLADFRQDALRLGIEVVAPSVMTSFRPFEVGENKIFYSLAALKGVGDAAVEHIVAVRGEKPFKSLADFCERVDPKIVGKRVFESLIMAGALDCFGHDRAVMMAGVERMMGLASLAQQNAISGQADIFGASLGSQSQALNLPATEPWLAADRLHREFQVVGFYLSAHPLDEYKAALEKMRVQNWAEFSAAVKRGAAAGRLAGTVTTKQERKTRTGNKMGVVQFSDTTGQYEAVLFSEGLAQYRDMLEPGRSVVITVSAEDRPEGINLRIQTVQSLEDEASRIQKALRIFVRDAQPINMLANQLAVKGEGQVSFVLIKEAGQGEVEIELPNRYRISPQVASAMRAVPGVVEVELV; encoded by the coding sequence ATGGCGGATGAACGACTTCCACGCGACCCGTTGCAGCGCGAGGCAGCGGTAAAGGCTGCTCAACCGGAAGCGCAGGCGCGGACCTTCATCCATCTGCGCGTGCATTCGGCCTATTCGCTGCTCGAGGGCGCCTTGCAGCTCGGCGCCATCGTCGGACATGCGGTCAAGGACGAAGCGCCGGCGATCGCGGTGACCGACACCAACAATCTGTTCGGCGCGCTCGAATTCGCCCAGAAGGCTGTCAAGGATGGTATCCAGCCGATCATCGGCTGCCAGATCGACCTTGCCTTTGCCGGCGAAGCGACCGATGCCCAGCGCGACCGCCGCCGGCATGGCCCCGAGATGTCGCCGATCGTGCTGATCGCCGCCAGCGAGGCCGGCTATGCCAACCTGGTTCGGCTGATCAGCAAGGTTTATCTGGAGACGCCGCCCGGCGAGCCCGTGCATCTGACCAGCGCCATGCTGGAAGGCCATTGCGATGGCTTGATCTGCCTGACCGGCGGCCCGCGCGGCCCGATAGGCAGCGCGCTCAAGGCGGACCGCCGCGACCTTGCCGAGCAGCGGCTGCTCTTCCTCAAGGGCCTGTTCGGCGACAGGCTCTATGTCGAGCTGGAGCGGGTCGCCGGCTATGACCGCATGGTCGAGAAGTCGACGGTCGACCTTGCCTACACCCACGCATTGCCGCTGGTCGCAACCAACGAGGCTTTTTTCTCCAAGCGCGAAGACTATGAGGCGCATGACGCGCTGATTGCGATTGCCGAAGGCTCGGTGGTGGCCGCCGACAACCGCAGGCGGCTTTCGCCGGACAATTTCCTGCGCAGCCAGGCCGAGATGGCGCGGCTGTTCTCGGACCTTCCGGAAGCGATCGATAATACGGTCGAGATCGCCATGCGCTGCGCCTACTATCCGAAGAACCGCAGCCCGATCCTGCCGCGCTTCACCGGCGCCGACGCCGCCGACAAGGACGCGGCCGAGAAGGCGGAAGCGGCGGAACTCGCGCGCCAGGCACGCGAAGGTCTGGAGGCGCGGCTTGCCAAGCATGGGCCGACGCCCGGCTATACGGAGGAGCAGTATCGCGAGCGGCTCGAATTCGAGCTCGGCATCATCGAGAAGATGAAGTTCCCCGGCTACTTCCTGATTGTTGCCGACTTCATCAAATGGGCAAAGGCGCAAGGCATTCCGGTTGGTCCTGGGCGCGGCTCGGGCGCCGGCTCGCTGGTCGCCTATTCCACCACCATCACCGACATCGACCCGCTGCGCTTCTCGCTGCTGTTCGAGCGCTTCCTCAATCCGGACCGCGTCTCGATGCCGGACTTCGACATCGACTTCTGCCAGGACCGGCGCGAGGAGGTCATCCGCTACGTCCAGCAGAAATACGGCCGCGATCAGGTCGGCCAGATCATCACCTTCGGAACGCTGCAGGCGCGCGCCGTGCTGCGCGACGTCGGCCGCGTGCTGCAGATGCCCTACGGCCAGGTCGACAAGCTCTCCAAGATGGTGCCGCAGAACCCGGCCAATCCGGTCAAGCTGGCGGATGCCATCGCCAACGAGCCACGTTTCGCCGAGGAGGCCGAGAAGGAGCCGATCGTCCAGACGCTGCTCGACACGGCGCAGAAGCTGGAGGGCCTCTACCGCCATGCCTCGACCCATGCCGCCGGCATCGTCATCGGCGACCGGCCGCTGTCCGAACTGGTGCCGATGTACCGCGATCCGCGGTCGGACATGCCGGTCACCCAGTTCAACATGAAATATGTCGAGCAGGCGGGGCTGGTTAAGTTCGACTTCCTCGGCCTGAAGACGCTGACCGTGCTGGAAACGGCGGTGAAGCTCATCCGCCGGCGCGGCGTCGACATCGACCTTGCCCGCATTCCGCTCGACGACAAGGACACCTACGCCATGTTGTCGCGCGGCGAGGTGGTCGGCGTGTTCCAGGTTGAAAGTGCCGGCATGCGCAAGGCGCTGATCGGCATGCGGCCGGACTGCATCGAGGACATCATCGCGCTGGTGGCGCTCTACCGCCCCGGCCCGATGGAGAACATCCCGACCTACAACGCCAGAAAGCATGGCGAGGAGGAGATGGCCTCGATCCATCCCAAGATCGACCATCTGGTGAAGGAGACGCAGGGCGTCATCGTCTATCAGGAACAGGTGATGCAGATCGCGCAGGAGCTTTCCGGCTATTCGCTCGGCGAAGCCGATCTGCTGCGCCGCGCCATGGGCAAGAAGATCCGCGCCGAGATGGACAAGCAGCGCGAGCGCTTCGTCTCCGGCGCCGTCGAACGCGGCGTTGCCAAGCCGCAGGCCGACTTCATCTTCGACCTCTTGGCCAAATTCGCCGACTACGGCTTCAACAAGTCGCACGCCGCCGCATACGCCGTCGTTTCCTACCAGACCGCCTATCTCAAGGCGCATTACCCGGTCGAGTTCCTGGCGGCGTCGATGACGCTCGACATGAGCAACACCGACAAGCTGGCCGATTTCCGGCAGGACGCGCTGCGCCTCGGCATCGAGGTGGTGGCGCCATCGGTGATGACCAGTTTCCGCCCCTTCGAAGTCGGCGAAAACAAGATCTTCTACTCGCTGGCGGCGCTCAAAGGTGTCGGCGACGCGGCGGTCGAGCACATCGTGGCCGTGCGCGGCGAAAAGCCATTCAAGAGCCTTGCCGATTTCTGCGAGCGCGTCGATCCGAAGATCGTCGGCAAGCGCGTCTTCGAGAGCCTGATCATGGCCGGCGCGCTGGACTGCTTCGGGCATGATCGCGCCGTGATGATGGCCGGCGTCGAGCGGATGATGGGGCTGGCCTCGCTGGCGCAGCAGAACGCCATCTCCGGCCAGGCCGACATCTTTGGCGCATCGCTTGGGAGCCAGTCGCAGGCGCTCAACCTGCCGGCAACCGAGCCCTGGCTAGCCGCCGACCGGCTGCACCGGGAATTCCAGGTGGTCGGCTTCTATCTCTCGGCGCATCCGCTCGACGAGTACAAGGCAGCGCTCGAGAAGATGCGCGTTCAGAACTGGGCGGAATTCTCGGCCGCGGTGAAGCGCGGCGCCGCAGCCGGCCGGCTCGCCGGCACCGTCACCACCAAGCAGGAGCGCAAGACCCGCACCGGCAACAAGATGGGCGTCGTGCAGTTTTCCGACACGACCGGCCAATACGAGGCCGTGCTTTTCTCCGAAGGCCTGGCGCAGTATCGCGACATGCTCGAGCCCGGCCGTTCCGTGGTGATCACGGTTTCGGCGGAAGACCGGCCGGAGGGTATCAATCTGCGTATCCAGACGGTGCAGTCGCTGGAGGACGAGGCAAGTCGCATCCAGAAGGCGCTGCGCATCTTCGTGCGCGACGCCCAGCCGATCAACATGCTGGCCAACCAGCTTGCCGTGAAGGGCGAGGGGCAGGTGAGCTTCGTGCTGATCAAGGAAGCCGGCCAGGGCGAGGTCGAGATCGAGCTGCCCAACCGCTATCGCATCTCGCCGCAGGTCGCGTCGGCCATGCGCGCGGTTCCGGGAGTGGTGGAAGTGGAACTGGTGTAG
- a CDS encoding glycosyltransferase, which translates to MRSDRPTGFQAETRAGSCVGEKPFLSVVMPVHEGAAWIEATLDSLVAEPTGDLEIIVVDSSPTSATAAIVERFAHRLPLRLLQRRDLTPWQTKTNLGVELATADHVCILHQDDLWLPGRVEAARRWLGGSPEAALHLAPTAIIDRYGHRVGRWNCPLPADKVLGAQFLLERLLVQNFVSVPAPVFRRTAWLACGGMDEKLWYTADWDIWAKLAGTGPVLYHDEITTAFRVHGSSLTVTGSRDVSEFRSQMQIVMERHLPGLPASSRRRVEPAARASISVNVSLAAASGGDSKALLRAARVVLSLGPSGMRRYLRDSRLRERVACRLRAKLTGAF; encoded by the coding sequence GTGCGTTCTGACCGCCCGACCGGCTTTCAAGCCGAAACTCGAGCAGGTAGCTGTGTGGGCGAAAAACCATTTCTATCCGTCGTCATGCCGGTCCACGAGGGGGCTGCATGGATTGAAGCAACACTTGACTCGCTGGTTGCCGAGCCGACCGGCGATCTGGAGATAATCGTTGTCGACAGCAGCCCGACGAGCGCTACCGCAGCCATCGTCGAGCGATTTGCCCACCGATTACCGCTCCGGCTGCTTCAGCGAAGGGACCTCACGCCTTGGCAGACGAAGACCAACTTGGGCGTCGAGCTAGCGACCGCTGATCACGTCTGCATCCTCCACCAAGACGACTTGTGGCTGCCCGGGCGCGTCGAGGCCGCTCGCCGCTGGCTCGGTGGCTCGCCCGAAGCCGCGCTTCATTTGGCTCCGACCGCCATCATTGACCGCTACGGACACCGAGTTGGGCGCTGGAACTGCCCTTTGCCGGCCGACAAGGTGCTCGGAGCTCAATTCCTGCTGGAGCGGCTGCTTGTGCAAAACTTTGTCTCTGTGCCTGCTCCGGTATTCCGTCGAACCGCATGGCTGGCGTGCGGGGGCATGGATGAGAAACTATGGTATACGGCGGATTGGGACATCTGGGCGAAGCTCGCCGGTACCGGTCCTGTCCTTTATCACGACGAGATCACGACGGCCTTTCGGGTTCACGGCAGTTCGCTGACTGTCACCGGGTCCCGTGACGTCAGCGAGTTCCGGTCGCAAATGCAAATTGTCATGGAGCGCCATCTTCCCGGGCTTCCGGCGAGCAGCCGACGCAGGGTCGAACCTGCCGCCCGGGCGTCGATCAGCGTTAACGTGTCGCTGGCCGCCGCGTCAGGAGGCGACTCGAAGGCACTGCTTCGCGCTGCGCGTGTCGTACTCTCGCTCGGACCAAGCGGCATGAGGCGCTACTTGCGTGACTCGCGGTTGCGGGAGCGTGTCGCATGCCGGCTTCGCGCGAAACTGACAGGGGCTTTCTGA
- a CDS encoding glycosyltransferase family 2 protein, with amino-acid sequence MVDKSNFATVQTDLDSLRSDDAAAPLVSAIIPCLNEERTLGICIRKALDVFAKRGLIGEVVVGDNGSSDRSVEIAESLGARVVHQRVKGYGAAISAAAEAARGKYLIMADADDSYDWSSLGDFIDALEDGAELVMGDRFAGGIEPGAMRPLHRYLGNPLLSTIARWLHQSPIHDFHCGMRGFTRDAFRRMGARSPGMEFASEMVINAHRAGLVIREVPIKLYPDKRGRPPHLRSFRDGWRHLRLIVAHAPNTMYLIPGATLLMAGTVGLAALAAGPVRIGGWYFGIHFVALSAMATLIGLSAILFGMLAKVAIAIYHPGHGGRIVPWLMRGRPLEWLVFSGGVLAAAGFVADVLLALHWIFVGGPMEQSVHLTFVITTACVAGMSMVLAGFVLKLLLDNLDDRRAF; translated from the coding sequence ATGGTAGACAAGTCGAATTTCGCGACGGTCCAGACCGATCTGGACTCTCTGCGCAGTGATGATGCGGCTGCACCTCTCGTATCGGCCATTATCCCTTGCCTGAACGAAGAGCGCACGCTCGGCATCTGCATCCGCAAGGCGCTTGACGTTTTTGCAAAGCGGGGCCTCATCGGTGAGGTCGTCGTCGGGGACAACGGGTCGAGCGACCGATCGGTTGAGATTGCCGAGTCCCTCGGCGCGCGTGTCGTGCACCAGCGGGTCAAGGGATACGGCGCGGCGATCAGCGCGGCGGCTGAAGCTGCGCGAGGCAAGTACCTCATCATGGCGGATGCGGACGATTCCTACGACTGGAGCAGCCTCGGCGACTTCATCGACGCGTTGGAGGACGGTGCCGAACTGGTCATGGGGGATCGCTTCGCCGGCGGTATCGAGCCCGGCGCCATGCGCCCGCTGCATCGTTATCTCGGCAATCCCCTGCTTTCGACGATTGCCCGCTGGCTTCACCAGTCTCCGATACACGATTTTCATTGCGGCATGCGAGGGTTCACCCGCGATGCGTTCCGCAGGATGGGCGCCCGCTCGCCCGGCATGGAATTCGCCTCGGAGATGGTCATCAACGCGCATCGCGCGGGCCTCGTGATCCGCGAGGTGCCGATCAAGCTCTATCCGGACAAGCGTGGCCGCCCACCTCATCTGCGTTCGTTCCGCGACGGTTGGCGACATTTGCGGCTGATCGTGGCCCATGCACCCAACACCATGTATCTCATACCCGGAGCGACCTTGCTGATGGCTGGCACTGTTGGCCTTGCGGCCCTCGCCGCGGGACCTGTCCGGATCGGTGGGTGGTATTTCGGAATTCACTTCGTCGCGCTCTCGGCAATGGCCACGCTGATTGGCCTTTCGGCGATCCTTTTCGGCATGTTGGCCAAGGTGGCGATCGCTATCTATCACCCGGGCCACGGGGGTCGGATCGTGCCCTGGCTGATGCGCGGCCGCCCGCTGGAATGGCTGGTCTTTTCCGGTGGCGTGCTCGCGGCGGCGGGCTTTGTCGCGGACGTGTTGCTGGCGCTGCACTGGATTTTTGTCGGTGGTCCGATGGAGCAGTCGGTGCACCTGACCTTTGTGATCACCACCGCCTGCGTGGCCGGCATGTCCATGGTGCTGGCCGGCTTTGTGCTCAAGCTGCTGCTTGATAATCTGGATGACAGGCGTGCGTTCTGA
- a CDS encoding GtrA family protein — protein MIAVDRLGGHYLLGILVSFLTVTPIGYTLHSRFTFAEPLRLKAFTRFVGGVVAAYPISVAMMVVLCSGFGLGVAIATPAATIVLFVWNFAAAHWAILPRLYLRPAAMPTSSIRLANRQSMRNEE, from the coding sequence ATGATCGCGGTCGATCGCCTGGGGGGACACTACCTGCTGGGCATCCTGGTTTCGTTCCTGACTGTAACGCCGATCGGATACACATTGCACAGCCGGTTCACCTTTGCCGAGCCACTTCGCTTGAAGGCATTCACGCGCTTCGTAGGAGGCGTGGTAGCGGCTTATCCAATCTCGGTGGCCATGATGGTTGTCCTGTGTTCCGGCTTCGGTCTTGGTGTTGCGATTGCCACTCCAGCCGCCACCATCGTCCTATTCGTCTGGAACTTTGCCGCTGCGCACTGGGCCATCTTACCGCGTCTCTATCTGCGCCCCGCAGCCATGCCGACATCATCCATCCGCCTGGCAAACCGCCAATCAATGAGAAACGAGGAGTAA